The proteins below come from a single Cervus elaphus chromosome 4, mCerEla1.1, whole genome shotgun sequence genomic window:
- the LOC122692132 gene encoding phospholipase A2 inhibitor and Ly6/PLAUR domain-containing protein-like — protein MTPSTKPETFLLTSMLLCTLLGLGYPLSCEVCIRNGAKCTGVMKTCAQDEDSCISVMTETNNKGSVDVTSYKGCAKSSECDPEFLSITVAPENYMGSDTRCCQTDGCNHKPLPAIVRNHTENGLRCPSCITAFSETCTSTQEAVCVGEETHCVAVSGLAQPGIRFAARGCGTEAACHSKPGTLVPSGSRLLTIKKTSCRPSPQASGKAE, from the exons ATGACGCCTTCCACAAAACCTGAGACTTTCCTGCTAACCTCCATGCTGCTCTGCACCCTCCTGGGTCTGG GGTACCCACTGAGCTGTGAGGTGTGTATCAGGAATGGAGCCAAATGCACTGGAGTAATGAAGACTTGCGCCCAGGACGAGGACTCCTGCATCTCCGTCATGACTGAGACTAACAACA AGGGCTCTGTGGACGTGACCAGCTACAAAGGGTGCGCGAAATCCAGTGAGTGTGACCCGGAATTCCTCTCCATCACCGTGGCTCCGGAGAACTACATGGGGTCCGACACGCGCTGCTGCCAGACCGATGGCTGCAACCACAAACCCCTGCCGG CGATCGTGAGAAACCATACAGAGAATGGCCTTCGGTGTCCTTCCTGCATCACTGCCTTTTCGGAAACATGCACTTCGACTCAGGAAGCGGTCTGCGTTGGTGAGGAAACCCACTGTGTCGCCGTGTCTGGCCTCGCACAGCCTG GTATCAGATTTGCGGCCCGGGGCTGTGGCACGGAGGCCGCCTGCCACAGCAAGCCTGGGACCCTGGTGCCCTCAGGCTCTCGTTTGTTGACCATCAAGAAGACCAGCTGTCGTCCAAGCCCCCAGGCTtctggcaaggctgagtga